The Streptomyces sp. Alt3 genome has a segment encoding these proteins:
- the moeZ gene encoding adenylyltransferase/sulfurtransferase MoeZ, producing the protein MSLPPLVEPAAELTVDEVRRYSRHLIIPDVGMDGQKRLKNAKVLCVGAGGLGSPALMYMAAAGVGTLGIVEFDEVDESNLQRQVIHSQADIGKSKAQSAKETVQGINPLVNVVLHEERLEADNVMDIFAQYDLIVDGTDNFATRYLVNDAAVLLNKPYVWGSIYRFDGQASVFWSEHGPCYRCLYPEPPPPGMVPSCAEGGVLGVLCASIGSIQVNEAIKLLAGIGDPLVGRLMIYDALEMQYRQVKVRKDPDCAVCGENPTVTELIDYEAFCGVVSEEAQEAAAGSTITPKQLKEWIDGDEKIEIIDVREPNEYEIVAIPGSRLVPKNEFLMGNALQDLPQDRRIVLNCKTGVRSAEVLAVLKSAGFADAVHVGGGVIGWVHQIEPEKPVY; encoded by the coding sequence GTGTCGCTGCCACCCCTGGTCGAGCCAGCTGCTGAGCTCACCGTCGACGAGGTCCGCAGGTACTCCCGCCACCTGATCATCCCGGATGTCGGGATGGACGGACAGAAGCGGCTGAAGAACGCGAAGGTGCTCTGTGTCGGCGCCGGCGGCCTCGGCTCGCCGGCTCTGATGTACATGGCCGCGGCCGGCGTCGGCACGCTCGGCATCGTCGAGTTCGACGAGGTCGACGAGTCGAACCTGCAGCGCCAGGTCATCCACAGCCAGGCCGACATCGGCAAGTCCAAGGCCCAGTCGGCCAAGGAGACCGTGCAGGGGATCAACCCCCTGGTGAACGTGGTCCTTCACGAGGAGCGGCTCGAGGCCGACAACGTGATGGACATCTTCGCGCAGTACGACCTGATCGTGGACGGCACGGACAACTTCGCCACCCGCTATCTCGTCAACGACGCCGCGGTCCTGCTGAACAAGCCGTACGTCTGGGGCTCGATCTACCGCTTCGACGGTCAGGCGTCCGTCTTCTGGTCCGAGCACGGTCCCTGCTACCGCTGCCTCTACCCGGAGCCGCCCCCGCCCGGCATGGTTCCCTCCTGCGCCGAGGGCGGTGTCCTGGGCGTGCTCTGCGCGTCCATCGGCTCCATCCAGGTCAACGAGGCCATCAAGCTGCTCGCCGGCATCGGCGACCCGCTGGTCGGCCGTCTGATGATCTACGACGCGCTGGAGATGCAGTACCGCCAGGTCAAGGTCCGCAAGGACCCCGACTGCGCGGTGTGCGGCGAGAACCCGACCGTCACCGAGCTCATCGACTACGAGGCCTTCTGCGGCGTCGTGTCCGAGGAGGCCCAGGAGGCGGCGGCCGGTTCCACGATCACTCCGAAGCAGCTCAAGGAGTGGATCGACGGCGACGAGAAGATCGAGATCATCGACGTCCGTGAGCCGAACGAGTACGAGATCGTGGCGATCCCGGGCTCCCGGCTGGTCCCGAAGAACGAGTTCCTGATGGGCAACGCCCTCCAGGACCTTCCGCAGGACAGGCGCATCGTCCTGAACTGCAAGACCGGTGTCCGCAGCGCCGAGGTCCTCGCGGTCCTCAAGTCGGCGGGCTTCGCCGACGCGGTGCACGTCGGTGGCGGTGTCATCGGCTGGGTCCACCAGATCGAGCCCGAGAAGCCGGTCTACTAG
- a CDS encoding NAD-dependent epimerase/dehydratase family protein has translation MRVLLLGANGFLGRFVADRLLADPAVHLTALGRGDDADVRFDLAGGSPGALTRFLDAVHPGVVVNCAGATRGGARDLTRHNTVAVATVCEAMRRSGCSARLVQVGCASEYGPSQPGSSTAEDAVPRPGGPYGVSKLAATELVLGSGLDAVVLRVFSPVGPGTPAGSPLGRLAETMRRAMQTGDPELKLSGLGVQRDFVDVRDVARAVHAASLSAAQGVVNIGTGRAVRLRDAAAVLARVAGYAGALHELDTPPGRLPIGAQRTSAESVVEHLAATPSPYPDGCGAWQQADVRTARDRLGWRPRINLEESLADIWMEAACRI, from the coding sequence ATGAGGGTTCTGCTGCTCGGAGCGAACGGATTCCTCGGACGCTTCGTCGCCGACCGTCTGCTCGCCGATCCCGCCGTGCACCTCACGGCACTCGGCCGCGGCGACGACGCCGACGTGCGCTTCGACCTCGCGGGCGGCAGCCCCGGAGCGCTCACCCGCTTCCTGGACGCCGTCCACCCCGGGGTCGTCGTCAACTGCGCGGGCGCCACCCGCGGCGGTGCCCGCGACCTCACCCGTCACAACACCGTCGCCGTGGCCACCGTCTGCGAGGCGATGCGCCGCAGCGGTTGCAGCGCGCGGCTCGTCCAGGTCGGCTGCGCCTCCGAGTACGGCCCCTCGCAGCCCGGTTCGTCCACCGCCGAGGACGCGGTGCCCCGCCCGGGAGGCCCGTACGGCGTCAGCAAGCTCGCCGCCACCGAGCTGGTCCTCGGCTCCGGTCTGGACGCGGTCGTGCTGCGGGTCTTCTCGCCGGTGGGCCCCGGGACCCCGGCCGGCTCCCCGCTCGGCCGGCTCGCCGAGACCATGCGCCGCGCCATGCAGACCGGCGACCCCGAGCTCAAGCTCAGCGGTCTCGGGGTGCAGCGCGACTTCGTGGACGTACGCGACGTGGCGCGCGCCGTGCACGCCGCCTCGCTCTCCGCCGCCCAGGGCGTCGTCAACATCGGCACCGGCAGGGCCGTGCGACTGCGCGATGCCGCGGCCGTCCTCGCCAGGGTTGCCGGCTACGCGGGCGCGCTCCACGAGCTCGACACACCTCCCGGCCGGCTTCCCATCGGTGCCCAGCGCACCTCCGCCGAGTCGGTCGTGGAGCACCTCGCGGCCACCCCGTCCCCCTACCCGGACGGCTGCGGTGCCTGGCAACAGGCCGATGTACGCACCGCCCGGGACCGGCTGGGCTGGCGCCCCCGGATCAATCTGGAGGAGTCCCTCGCGGACATCTGGATGGAGGCGGCGTGCCGTATCTGA
- a CDS encoding spherulation-specific family 4 protein yields MPYLTSTGSTLRTGGAERLGVGVPGYAHPLLAPAEWAGLSRPGTPLHWAVLNIDDGPGARPDPHCLEAAGRLRNARERALRGEAPQDMVRASGGRLLGLIDLAFGGRPFGELIADARSYLGWYRVGGFYLDRCPAGRDGLPAVRRLTSTLGALLADSDSADEEGGRLVLGHDTHPYPGYAEAADQLVTFRGPWTDYRWSQVAEWTASYESGRFAHFVHGVPRTHLEEAMRIARWQGAGTIFFTDRDGAKGQTDPFAALPSYWDEFVSRIGPGISE; encoded by the coding sequence GTGCCGTATCTGACGAGCACCGGTTCCACCCTGCGGACCGGCGGGGCCGAACGGCTCGGCGTCGGGGTGCCCGGATACGCCCACCCGCTGCTGGCGCCCGCCGAATGGGCCGGGCTCAGCCGGCCGGGTACACCGCTGCACTGGGCCGTCCTCAACATCGACGACGGGCCGGGCGCACGGCCCGACCCGCACTGCCTGGAGGCCGCGGGCCGGCTGCGCAACGCCCGCGAACGGGCCCTGCGCGGGGAGGCGCCCCAGGACATGGTCCGGGCCTCGGGCGGCAGGCTGCTGGGCCTCATCGACCTGGCCTTCGGCGGCCGCCCCTTCGGTGAGCTGATCGCCGACGCCCGGTCCTACCTCGGCTGGTATCGCGTCGGCGGCTTCTACCTCGACCGCTGCCCGGCCGGACGCGACGGACTCCCGGCGGTCCGCCGGCTGACCAGCACGCTCGGCGCGCTCCTGGCGGACAGCGACAGCGCGGACGAGGAGGGCGGACGGCTCGTCCTCGGGCACGACACCCACCCGTATCCGGGCTACGCCGAGGCCGCCGACCAGCTGGTCACCTTCCGGGGCCCCTGGACCGACTACCGCTGGTCGCAGGTGGCCGAGTGGACCGCTTCGTACGAATCGGGCCGCTTCGCCCACTTCGTCCACGGGGTCCCGCGCACACACCTGGAGGAGGCCATGCGCATCGCCCGCTGGCAGGGCGCGGGCACGATCTTCTTCACGGACCGGGACGGCGCGAAGGGGCAAACCGACCCATTCGCGGCACTGCCCAGCTACTGGGACGAATTCGTCTCGCGGATCGGACCCGGTATCTCGGAATGA
- a CDS encoding lysylphosphatidylglycerol synthase transmembrane domain-containing protein: MQPPKAADASDAEPRPDAPDAPGDGETSGPSGKHLSGSTLAPADGLTDRVSGDEPLLPARVHRPSDLLRLLVGVLAIALLFSIAAFAQGTTTGLEDDISKGTDQAPDLLIKLAGLVSSIAVLLVPVAFAIERLVKRDGLRIADGVLAAVLAHGVTLATDLWVARSASGTIRDALTQPQPGDALTDPVHGYLAPVIAYMTAVGMARRPRWRVVLWVVLLLDAFAMLVGGYTTPFSIVLTVLIGWTVAYGTLYAVGSPNVRPTGQHLMAGLRHVGFRPVAAMRAEETPDNIDQIDRGRRYLVTLEDGPPLDVTVVDREQQAQGFFYRVWRRLTLRSITQRRSIQSLRQALEQEALLAYAAIAAGANAPKLIATSELGPDAVMLVYEHIGGRSLDALEDEEITDELVRGAWRQVRALQSRRIAHRRLTGDAILVDRSGTVFVTDLRGGEIAAGDLILRMDVAQLLTTTGLRVGAERAVAGALAVLGPDAVADCLPLLQPIALSRSTRATLRRLARERSQREREAVLEASQAAKQAKAEEHDVSAANDRKAVRKSQRTEKQAEKRAMDDALEEAREEDMLAQIRRQVLLIRPQAPVEPVRLERIKPRTLFSFIAGSIAAYFLISQVTEADFGTVVEQAEWGWVAAALGFSALSYVAAAMSLLGFVPERVPFGKTVLAQVAGSFVKIVAPAAVGGVALNTRFLQRAGVRPGLAVASVGASQLFGLGAHILLLALFGYLTGTEKTPDSLTPSRTVIAGLLTVAVLVLVVTAIPFLRKFVVTRVRSLFAGVVPRMLDVVQRPQKLITGIGGMLLLTGLFVLCLDASIRAFSGPDVPQLSYASIAVVFLAGNALGSAAPTPGGMGAVEGALTLGLIAVGLPKEVAAPAVLLYRVMTLWLPVLPGWICFNQLTRKGEL, encoded by the coding sequence GTGCAGCCACCGAAGGCGGCCGACGCCTCCGACGCCGAGCCGCGTCCGGACGCCCCCGATGCCCCCGGCGACGGGGAGACGTCCGGGCCGTCCGGGAAGCACCTCTCGGGTTCGACCCTGGCACCGGCCGACGGCCTGACCGACCGTGTCTCGGGCGACGAGCCGCTGCTGCCCGCGCGGGTCCACCGCCCGTCCGATCTGCTGAGGCTCCTCGTCGGGGTGCTCGCGATCGCTCTGCTGTTCTCCATCGCCGCCTTCGCCCAGGGGACCACCACGGGCCTCGAGGACGACATCTCCAAGGGCACCGACCAGGCGCCCGACCTGCTGATCAAGCTGGCCGGCCTGGTTTCCAGCATCGCCGTCCTCCTCGTGCCGGTCGCCTTCGCGATCGAGCGCCTGGTGAAACGCGACGGGCTCCGGATCGCGGACGGGGTGCTGGCCGCCGTGCTGGCCCACGGGGTGACCCTGGCCACCGACCTCTGGGTCGCGAGGTCGGCCTCCGGAACGATCCGGGACGCGCTGACCCAGCCCCAGCCGGGGGACGCGCTCACCGACCCCGTGCACGGATATCTCGCGCCGGTCATCGCCTACATGACGGCGGTGGGCATGGCCCGCAGACCCCGGTGGCGGGTCGTGCTCTGGGTGGTGCTGCTCCTCGACGCCTTCGCGATGCTGGTCGGGGGCTACACCACCCCGTTCTCGATCGTCCTCACCGTGCTGATCGGCTGGACCGTGGCGTACGGCACCCTGTACGCCGTCGGCTCGCCGAACGTCCGTCCCACCGGCCAGCACCTGATGGCCGGTCTGCGGCACGTCGGTTTCCGCCCGGTCGCCGCGATGCGCGCGGAGGAGACTCCCGACAACATCGACCAGATCGACCGCGGCCGCCGCTATCTGGTGACCCTGGAGGACGGCCCCCCGCTGGACGTCACGGTCGTCGACCGGGAACAGCAGGCCCAGGGCTTCTTCTACCGGGTGTGGCGCAGGCTCACCCTGCGCAGCATCACCCAGCGCCGCTCCATCCAGTCCCTGCGCCAGGCCCTGGAGCAGGAGGCGCTCCTCGCGTACGCGGCGATCGCGGCCGGGGCCAACGCGCCCAAGCTGATCGCCACCTCCGAGCTCGGGCCCGACGCCGTGATGCTCGTGTACGAGCACATCGGGGGACGATCGCTGGACGCCCTGGAGGACGAGGAGATCACCGACGAGCTGGTGCGGGGCGCCTGGCGGCAGGTGCGGGCGCTCCAGTCGCGGCGGATCGCGCACCGCCGGCTCACCGGGGACGCCATCCTGGTGGATCGTTCCGGCACGGTGTTCGTCACGGACCTGCGGGGTGGCGAGATCGCGGCGGGTGACCTGATCCTCCGCATGGACGTCGCCCAGCTGCTCACCACCACCGGTCTGAGGGTGGGTGCCGAACGGGCCGTGGCCGGGGCGCTCGCCGTGCTCGGCCCCGACGCGGTGGCCGACTGTCTGCCGCTGCTCCAGCCGATCGCGTTGAGCCGTTCCACCCGGGCGACGCTGCGCAGGCTGGCGCGGGAGCGCTCGCAGCGTGAGCGTGAGGCGGTGCTGGAGGCCTCGCAGGCGGCCAAGCAGGCCAAGGCGGAGGAGCACGACGTCTCGGCGGCGAACGACCGCAAGGCCGTCCGGAAGTCGCAGCGCACGGAGAAGCAGGCCGAGAAGCGGGCGATGGACGATGCTCTGGAAGAGGCCCGCGAGGAGGACATGCTGGCCCAGATCCGCCGCCAGGTGCTGCTGATCAGGCCGCAGGCGCCGGTCGAACCGGTCCGTCTGGAACGCATCAAGCCGCGCACCCTCTTCAGCTTCATCGCGGGTTCGATCGCCGCCTACTTCCTGATCTCACAGGTCACCGAGGCCGACTTCGGCACGGTCGTGGAGCAGGCGGAGTGGGGCTGGGTGGCGGCCGCCCTCGGCTTCTCGGCCCTGAGCTACGTCGCCGCCGCCATGAGCCTCCTCGGCTTCGTGCCCGAGCGTGTGCCGTTCGGGAAGACCGTGCTGGCGCAGGTGGCCGGGTCGTTCGTGAAGATCGTGGCCCCGGCGGCGGTCGGCGGTGTGGCGCTGAACACCCGCTTCCTGCAGCGCGCCGGGGTGCGTCCGGGGCTCGCCGTCGCGAGCGTGGGCGCGTCCCAGCTGTTCGGTCTGGGCGCCCACATCCTGCTGCTCGCCCTCTTCGGGTATCTGACAGGCACGGAGAAGACCCCGGACTCGCTCACCCCGTCGAGGACGGTCATCGCGGGCCTGCTCACGGTCGCCGTGCTCGTGCTGGTGGTGACCGCGATCCCGTTCCTGCGGAAGTTCGTGGTGACCCGGGTCCGGTCGCTGTTCGCCGGCGTCGTGCCCCGCATGCTCGACGTGGTGCAGCGTCCTCAGAAGCTGATCACCGGCATCGGCGGGATGCTGCTGCTGACCGGGCTGTTCGTGCTGTGCCTCGACGCGTCGATCCGCGCCTTCAGCGGTCCCGACGTCCCGCAGCTCAGCTACGCGAGCATCGCCGTGGTCTTCCTCGCGGGCAACGCCCTCGGGTCGGCGGCGCCCACCCCGGGCGGCATGGGCGCGGTCGAGGGCGCTCTGACGCTGGGTCTGATCGCTGTGGGACTGCCGAAGGAGGTCGCGGCCCCGGCCGTGCTCCTGTACCGCGTGATGACGCTGTGGCTGCCGGTGCTCCCCGGCTGGATCTGCTTCAACCAGCTCACCCGGAAGGGCGAGCTCTAG
- a CDS encoding MGMT family protein, protein MSEDRTSGSRTGAGPADPVIAELPVHAERVLDVADLIPPGRVMTYGDVAEWLGDGGPRQVGRVMALYGSAAPWWRVVRADGTLLPGHELRALGHYREEGTPLRPAPRDADGHVPRLDMKRARWDGVTGGPGDEAHT, encoded by the coding sequence ATGAGCGAAGACCGGACGAGCGGCAGCCGGACCGGGGCCGGGCCGGCCGACCCCGTGATCGCCGAGCTGCCCGTCCACGCCGAGCGTGTCCTGGACGTGGCGGACCTGATCCCGCCCGGCAGAGTCATGACGTACGGCGACGTCGCGGAGTGGCTCGGCGACGGCGGACCGAGACAGGTCGGCCGGGTGATGGCCCTGTACGGCTCCGCGGCACCCTGGTGGCGTGTGGTGCGCGCCGACGGGACGCTGCTGCCCGGCCATGAACTGCGGGCGCTCGGCCACTACCGCGAGGAGGGCACTCCGCTGCGCCCGGCCCCGCGCGACGCGGACGGGCACGTTCCGCGTCTGGACATGAAGCGGGCCAGATGGGACGGCGTGACCGGTGGTCCGGGCGACGAAGCTCACACCTGA
- a CDS encoding alpha/beta hydrolase, producing the protein MGVRGRVRRGAAPALAALLVTAVLAGCDGGPASPRSSKGSSQAPEQPSDASGPLNWKRCEAPEDGTAPGPAWRCATLDVPLDHARPDGKTIGIALIRKAATRKSERIGSMLFNFGGPGGSGVGTLPRAASAYRELNTRYDLVGFDPRGVAASAGVRCRDDAGQETAYREVDMTPDTAAEEAAFIADGTDFGAGCERMSGAVLPHVGTSNAARDMDAIRRALGDDTLSYFGISYGTELGGTYAHLFPEKVGRVVLDAVVDPTADSPGHARNQARGFQRALENYLKDSGQDPAAGTRRIAALLERLDEDPLPTASGRELNESLAVIGIVTPLYSRSGWPTLTAALDEAENSGRGDRLLALADSYNGRDEDGHYSTRSHSQRAISCADAKARPTAAEARALLPEFRELSPVFGPFLAWDTAGWCARWPVEGEHDTPEASAPGAAPVLVIGTTGDPATPYEGAQRMADELGEGVGVMLTNKGEGHGSYGESACVTSLVDAYFLDGKVPTDGRVCS; encoded by the coding sequence ATGGGTGTACGCGGACGGGTCCGCCGGGGCGCGGCGCCGGCCCTGGCGGCGCTGCTGGTGACCGCGGTCCTCGCGGGATGCGACGGCGGCCCGGCGTCGCCCCGGTCGTCGAAGGGCTCGTCGCAGGCGCCGGAGCAGCCCTCGGACGCCTCCGGGCCGCTGAACTGGAAGCGCTGCGAGGCGCCGGAGGACGGCACCGCGCCCGGCCCCGCCTGGCGGTGCGCAACCCTGGACGTGCCGCTGGACCATGCGCGGCCGGACGGGAAAACCATCGGCATCGCGCTGATCCGCAAGGCGGCCACGAGGAAGAGCGAGCGGATCGGTTCGATGCTCTTCAACTTCGGCGGCCCCGGCGGCTCGGGAGTCGGCACCCTGCCTCGCGCCGCCTCCGCGTACCGGGAGCTCAACACGCGTTACGACCTGGTGGGCTTCGACCCGCGCGGCGTCGCGGCCAGTGCGGGCGTCCGCTGCCGCGACGACGCCGGCCAGGAGACGGCCTACCGCGAGGTCGACATGACCCCGGACACCGCGGCGGAGGAGGCCGCGTTCATCGCCGACGGCACGGACTTCGGCGCCGGCTGCGAGCGCATGTCCGGCGCGGTGCTCCCCCACGTCGGCACGTCGAACGCCGCCCGGGACATGGACGCGATCCGCCGTGCGCTCGGCGACGACACCCTGTCGTACTTCGGCATCTCCTACGGCACCGAGCTCGGCGGGACCTACGCGCACCTCTTCCCGGAGAAGGTGGGCCGGGTCGTACTGGACGCCGTCGTCGACCCCACCGCGGACTCGCCCGGTCACGCGCGTAACCAGGCGAGGGGCTTCCAACGGGCCCTGGAGAACTACCTGAAGGACAGCGGCCAGGACCCGGCGGCAGGCACCCGGAGGATAGCCGCGCTGCTGGAGCGCCTCGACGAGGACCCGCTGCCGACGGCCTCCGGACGCGAGCTGAACGAGTCCCTCGCCGTCATCGGCATCGTGACACCCCTCTACTCCAGGAGCGGCTGGCCCACCCTGACGGCCGCGCTCGACGAGGCGGAGAACAGCGGCAGGGGCGACCGCCTGCTCGCGCTGGCCGACTCCTACAACGGCCGTGACGAGGACGGGCACTACAGCACCCGGAGCCATTCCCAGCGGGCGATCTCCTGCGCCGACGCGAAGGCTCGGCCGACGGCGGCCGAGGCCCGTGCGCTGCTCCCCGAATTCCGGGAGCTGTCCCCGGTCTTCGGCCCGTTCCTGGCCTGGGACACGGCCGGCTGGTGCGCCCGGTGGCCGGTCGAGGGGGAGCACGACACCCCGGAGGCGAGCGCACCCGGCGCCGCCCCGGTCCTCGTCATCGGCACGACCGGAGACCCGGCGACCCCCTACGAAGGCGCGCAGCGGATGGCGGACGAACTCGGCGAGGGGGTCGGTGTGATGCTGACCAACAAGGGCGAGGGGCACGGCTCCTACGGCGAGAGCGCCTGTGTGACCTCGCTGGTCGACGCCTACTTCCTGGACGGGAAGGTGCCGACGGACGGACGCGTCTGCTCCTGA
- a CDS encoding alpha/beta hydrolase has protein sequence MRTSPALRAAALAATATVLLPLAACSDDGDGGTGSSTPSSASTAAPTATPGNLSSQKLDWKPCPAPNEAQGSGASPSPLPGGTTWQCSFMDVPLDYADPGGRTIELALVRAAARDKDKRIGSLIFNFGGPGASGVATLPSFGTAYDSLRARYDLVSFDPRGVGRSEGVECSDDATLDARYEQDGTPDDAEEEKAFVEDQKSYIADCEENSGDELPYVGTTNAARDMDLLRQVLGDDKLYYFGISYGTELGGVYAHLYPRTVGRAVLDAVVDPTEDSLKSSLGQAEGFQLALDNFTADCAERDDCKLPGATAKEVQDGITALLAKLEKKPVPGLGERELTETQATTGIASALYSKETWPLLEQGIDEADGGNGGLLLALADSLNGRSEDGHYDNSNAANAAVNCADSKQRFTLEQTRKALPEFRKASPVFGDYLGWGLMACTGWPVAGAWDTPDVSAPGSAPILVIGNTGDPATPYAGAKAMAASLGKGVGIELTYKGEGHGAYNGGSTCVQRTVDAYLLEGKVPKSGTVCE, from the coding sequence ATGAGGACCTCCCCCGCTCTGCGTGCCGCTGCCCTCGCCGCAACCGCCACGGTGCTGCTGCCACTGGCCGCCTGTTCGGACGACGGTGACGGAGGTACGGGGAGTTCGACGCCCTCGTCCGCCTCGACTGCGGCCCCCACCGCGACGCCGGGGAACCTGTCCTCCCAGAAGCTCGACTGGAAGCCCTGCCCGGCCCCCAACGAGGCCCAGGGCAGCGGCGCGTCCCCCTCCCCTCTCCCGGGCGGAACGACCTGGCAGTGCTCCTTCATGGACGTGCCCCTCGACTACGCGGACCCCGGGGGCCGGACCATCGAGCTCGCACTCGTCCGCGCCGCCGCCAGGGACAAGGACAAGCGCATCGGCTCGCTGATCTTCAACTTCGGCGGACCGGGTGCCTCGGGCGTCGCCACGCTGCCGTCGTTCGGCACCGCCTACGACTCCCTCCGCGCCCGCTACGACCTGGTCAGCTTCGACCCGCGAGGGGTCGGCCGCAGCGAAGGGGTCGAGTGCTCGGACGACGCAACCCTCGACGCGCGCTACGAGCAGGACGGCACCCCGGACGACGCCGAGGAGGAGAAGGCGTTCGTCGAGGACCAGAAGTCGTACATCGCCGACTGCGAGGAGAACTCCGGGGACGAGCTCCCCTACGTCGGCACCACGAACGCGGCCCGGGACATGGACCTGCTGCGTCAGGTGCTCGGCGACGACAAGCTGTACTACTTCGGGATCTCGTACGGCACCGAGCTGGGCGGTGTCTACGCCCACCTCTACCCCAGGACGGTCGGCCGGGCCGTCCTGGACGCGGTCGTCGACCCGACGGAGGACTCCCTGAAGTCCTCGCTGGGCCAGGCCGAGGGCTTCCAGCTCGCCCTGGACAACTTCACCGCCGACTGCGCCGAGCGCGACGACTGCAAACTCCCCGGCGCCACCGCGAAGGAGGTCCAGGACGGGATCACCGCCCTCCTCGCGAAGCTGGAGAAGAAGCCCGTCCCGGGTCTCGGTGAAAGGGAACTGACCGAGACCCAGGCCACCACCGGCATCGCGTCGGCCCTCTACTCCAAGGAGACCTGGCCGCTGCTCGAACAGGGCATCGACGAGGCGGACGGCGGCAACGGCGGACTGCTGCTCGCGCTCGCCGACTCGCTGAACGGCCGCTCCGAGGACGGGCACTACGACAATTCCAACGCCGCCAACGCGGCCGTCAACTGCGCCGACTCCAAGCAGCGGTTCACCCTGGAGCAGACAAGGAAGGCGCTCCCCGAATTCCGCAAGGCCTCCCCCGTGTTCGGCGACTACCTCGGCTGGGGTCTGATGGCCTGCACGGGCTGGCCGGTGGCGGGCGCCTGGGACACCCCCGACGTCAGCGCGCCCGGTTCGGCCCCGATCCTGGTCATCGGCAACACCGGGGACCCGGCCACTCCGTACGCCGGCGCGAAGGCGATGGCCGCCTCGCTCGGCAAGGGGGTCGGGATCGAGCTCACGTACAAGGGCGAGGGCCACGGGGCGTACAACGGCGGCAGCACCTGCGTGCAGCGGACCGTCGACGCCTATCTGCTGGAGGGGAAGGTCCCGAAGTCGGGAACGGTCTGCGAGTGA